A window of the Acidimicrobiales bacterium genome harbors these coding sequences:
- a CDS encoding alpha/beta fold hydrolase — MLLPGFQSSSVAWIMYGYPEELGSYRLIMIDPLGHGKTEMSHNPSDYMIEKVVRHVTAVLDAEGIDRAPLVGFSRGGMIAAHMVDLAPERLSGAIIGAAPLGRARDDIASLDDGLESLLAGDWAGYWDTYPVPLPAELMRRFEEVNDPKANGAALQALGRWPDENPSEGLGASDVPRLVYFGSGEVFADSLRSELVDKGVAFVERDWAGHAETMSDATGVSAIIAAFVATL, encoded by the coding sequence GTGCTGCTGCCGGGGTTCCAGAGCAGCTCGGTCGCCTGGATCATGTACGGCTACCCCGAGGAGCTTGGGTCGTATCGGTTGATCATGATCGACCCGCTCGGGCACGGGAAGACTGAGATGAGCCACAACCCATCGGACTACATGATCGAGAAGGTGGTTCGCCACGTGACTGCGGTACTCGATGCCGAGGGCATCGACCGTGCTCCGCTGGTCGGCTTCTCTCGCGGCGGCATGATCGCGGCCCACATGGTCGACCTCGCTCCGGAGCGGCTTTCTGGCGCCATCATTGGGGCAGCTCCCTTGGGCAGGGCCCGTGACGACATCGCATCGCTCGACGATGGGTTGGAGTCGCTCCTGGCGGGCGACTGGGCTGGCTATTGGGACACGTACCCGGTGCCGCTCCCTGCCGAGCTGATGCGTCGGTTCGAGGAGGTGAACGACCCGAAGGCCAACGGAGCGGCGCTACAGGCGCTCGGCCGATGGCCCGACGAGAATCCAAGTGAGGGACTCGGGGCATCGGACGTGCCGCGCCTCGTCTACTTCGGCTCAGGCGAGGTGTTCGCCGACTCCCTCAGAAGTGAACTGGTCGACAAAGGTGTCGCCTTCGTGGAGCGAGATTGGGCGGGACACGCAGAAACCATGAGTGACGCCACGGGCGTGTCGGCCATCATCGCAGCGTTCGTCGCAACCCTGTAG
- a CDS encoding alpha/beta fold hydrolase translates to MSEQPARKHKTFDLPAGQMHYLDIGTGSPVVFVHGNPSSSAEFVPAIAELSSSHRCIAVDHLGFGHSDKPTDWDYLPAHHADNLAALLDALDLRDVTMVVGDWGGPIGLSWVLDHPERVTGLVITNTWLWSVRRSAYYRGFSWFMGGPIGRALTTRFNFFAAQVPKRAWGTRTPWSATIAAEFTGVHTRPNERRGMWVFPREIIGSSDWLASLWDRRANLRGIETVLLWGMMDIAFRADILKIWQEALPAARVEHLDDVGHFPALEATDRLVAAVRSVGESRRD, encoded by the coding sequence ATGTCCGAGCAGCCCGCCCGCAAACACAAGACGTTCGATCTGCCCGCCGGGCAGATGCACTACCTCGACATCGGCACCGGTTCCCCAGTGGTCTTCGTCCACGGCAACCCCTCCAGCTCCGCCGAGTTCGTCCCGGCGATCGCCGAGCTGTCATCGTCGCATCGCTGCATCGCTGTCGACCATCTCGGCTTCGGACACTCGGACAAGCCGACCGACTGGGACTACCTGCCGGCGCACCACGCCGACAACCTTGCTGCGCTACTGGACGCGCTCGATCTCCGCGACGTCACGATGGTGGTCGGTGACTGGGGAGGCCCGATCGGGCTGTCGTGGGTGCTCGACCATCCCGAACGGGTGACCGGGCTCGTCATCACGAACACCTGGTTGTGGTCGGTCCGGCGGTCGGCGTACTACCGAGGCTTCAGCTGGTTCATGGGTGGCCCCATCGGACGAGCCCTCACCACCCGGTTCAACTTCTTCGCTGCGCAGGTCCCGAAACGAGCTTGGGGCACGCGGACACCATGGAGTGCCACGATCGCTGCAGAGTTCACCGGCGTCCACACCCGCCCGAACGAGCGACGTGGCATGTGGGTCTTCCCTCGCGAGATCATCGGCTCGTCCGACTGGCTGGCGTCACTGTGGGATCGACGAGCGAACCTCCGCGGGATCGAGACCGTCCTGTTGTGGGGCATGATGGACATCGCCTTCCGAGCCGACATCCTGAAGATCTGGCAGGAGGCATTGCCAGCCGCTCGGGTGGAGCATCTGGACGACGTCGGCCACTTTCCCGCACTCGAGGCGACCGACCGACTGGTGGCTGCGGTCCGTTCGGTCGGGGAATCTCGCCGGGATTGA
- a CDS encoding DinB family protein, with product MTNNTAGTDFEGATLDRVSFKGATFRSCDVSGVTMRSVDVSGLDIDSHDLMFGTLIVNGVDVVPLVEAELNRQFPGRELQKSQTPEGLRDGWVAVQAAWDVTVASRPAELIDAQVDDEWSLAQTLRHLVLATDAWLRGGVLAIEQPFHEIGQIFSGAAEMGFDVSIFRTDVPTFAEILAVRAERQQMVTDFLADVTPELLAEERANPWGGDDWRPTVGDCLRVILEEEWAHLRYIRRDLAVLATVSD from the coding sequence ATGACGAACAACACCGCAGGCACCGACTTCGAGGGTGCAACGTTGGACAGGGTCAGCTTCAAGGGCGCCACCTTTCGCTCGTGTGATGTGAGCGGGGTGACGATGCGAAGTGTCGATGTGAGCGGTCTCGACATCGACAGTCATGACTTGATGTTCGGCACGCTCATCGTGAACGGCGTCGACGTGGTCCCGCTGGTCGAGGCCGAGCTCAACCGGCAGTTCCCCGGCCGCGAGCTCCAGAAGTCGCAGACCCCCGAGGGACTGCGGGACGGCTGGGTTGCGGTGCAGGCGGCGTGGGACGTGACGGTGGCAAGCAGGCCTGCCGAACTCATCGATGCTCAGGTCGACGACGAGTGGTCGCTGGCGCAGACCCTGCGCCATCTGGTGCTGGCAACCGACGCCTGGCTCCGTGGCGGGGTCTTGGCGATCGAGCAGCCCTTCCACGAGATCGGTCAGATCTTCAGCGGCGCTGCGGAGATGGGCTTCGACGTGTCGATCTTCCGGACGGACGTGCCCACGTTCGCCGAGATCCTCGCCGTGCGGGCGGAACGTCAGCAGATGGTCACCGACTTCCTCGCTGACGTCACACCGGAGCTCCTTGCCGAGGAGCGAGCCAACCCGTGGGGTGGCGACGACTGGCGGCCCACCGTCGGCGACTGCCTCCGGGTGATCCTCGAAGAGGAGTGGGCGCACCTTCGCTACATCCGACGAGACCTCGCCGTGCTGGCAACGGTCTCCGACTGA
- a CDS encoding DUF6544 family protein, with protein sequence MTTTLSRPTATGIDPTKAGSAAKKKRSALARSGMALAAVVATLGGVVAYSYASTMADIAAHEDRVVAVAESAGPVVYDTGAEVPEPVARWIEATFDDPSAIEPMTVSFGFEGDFRRPLTEGFNSVSGSQIVAANEPALVFSATTTMVPGLFAVAYDAYVEGEMEMKAKIESTITVVNERETPELNRTSLQRWLLMSPLYPTSLLPGGQVTWEAVDDDHARATIAAHGEEASLLFTFGADGRITSVDAETDGDLTTSYHGSGEHFGVSDYRSIDGVQIPHTFQVARAAGGITYPFLEASLTDYQLD encoded by the coding sequence ATGACCACGACCCTCAGCCGCCCCACCGCAACCGGGATCGATCCCACGAAGGCCGGTTCGGCGGCGAAGAAGAAGCGCAGCGCGCTGGCTCGGTCCGGTATGGCCCTCGCCGCTGTTGTTGCGACACTCGGCGGCGTGGTGGCCTACTCGTATGCCTCCACCATGGCCGACATTGCAGCCCACGAGGACCGAGTTGTCGCCGTCGCCGAGTCGGCGGGTCCCGTGGTCTACGACACCGGAGCAGAGGTGCCCGAGCCGGTGGCTCGATGGATCGAGGCGACCTTCGATGATCCGAGCGCGATCGAGCCGATGACGGTGAGCTTCGGGTTCGAGGGCGATTTCCGTCGTCCGCTCACCGAAGGCTTCAACTCCGTGAGCGGGTCGCAGATCGTTGCCGCCAACGAGCCGGCCCTGGTCTTCTCGGCGACGACCACGATGGTCCCCGGGCTCTTCGCCGTCGCCTACGACGCCTACGTCGAGGGAGAGATGGAGATGAAGGCCAAGATCGAATCGACGATCACCGTGGTCAACGAACGTGAAACGCCGGAGCTGAATCGCACGTCGCTCCAGCGCTGGTTGCTGATGTCGCCGCTCTACCCGACGTCGCTGCTTCCGGGCGGCCAGGTCACCTGGGAGGCCGTCGACGACGACCATGCCCGGGCCACCATCGCCGCCCATGGCGAAGAGGCCTCGTTGTTGTTCACCTTCGGGGCTGATGGGCGCATCACCTCGGTCGATGCCGAGACCGACGGCGACCTGACGACCTCGTACCACGGGTCTGGCGAGCACTTCGGCGTCAGTGACTACCGGTCGATCGACGGCGTGCAGATCCCCCATACGTTCCAGGTGGCTCGGGCAGCCGGAGGCATCACCTATCCCTTCCTCGAGGCCTCGCTCACCGACTATCAGCTCGACTGA
- a CDS encoding phosphoribosylanthranilate isomerase — protein sequence MFVKICGITRPADAVAAARVGADAIGLNFVPASSRRIDHDTARAIIEATPDHVQTVGVYRRHSTAEIIESVERHGLDAAQLHDATPEQVAAVAAAVPRTILALDARRLGSLDFAVNAADIIMLDGPDPGSGTSFDWTKVGALTSDHRILLAGGLRPENVADAIRLVRPWGVDVATGVEVSPGEKDHDVVARFITAARDAGSDASNSRENERTGKRRSSEGPSA from the coding sequence GTGTTCGTGAAGATCTGCGGCATCACTCGTCCCGCCGACGCTGTTGCCGCGGCACGCGTTGGCGCCGACGCCATCGGCCTCAACTTCGTCCCTGCGTCCTCCCGCCGCATCGACCACGACACGGCTCGTGCGATCATCGAGGCGACGCCCGACCATGTACAGACCGTGGGGGTCTACCGGAGGCACTCCACCGCCGAGATCATCGAATCGGTCGAGCGTCACGGCCTCGACGCCGCCCAACTCCACGACGCCACACCCGAGCAGGTCGCCGCCGTCGCCGCTGCGGTCCCTCGGACGATCCTGGCGCTCGATGCCCGGCGGCTCGGCTCACTCGACTTCGCAGTCAACGCGGCAGACATCATCATGCTCGATGGCCCCGACCCTGGCAGTGGGACCAGCTTCGACTGGACCAAGGTCGGCGCGCTCACCTCCGACCACCGGATCCTCTTGGCCGGCGGGCTACGACCGGAGAACGTCGCCGACGCCATTCGCCTGGTCCGTCCCTGGGGCGTCGACGTCGCCACCGGTGTCGAAGTCTCGCCGGGCGAGAAGGATCACGACGTCGTCGCCCGATTCATCACCGCAGCACGGGACGCTGGTAGCGACGCGAGCAACTCTAGAGAAAACGAGCGCACCGGGAAACGGCGCTCATCCGAGGGTCCATCGGCATGA
- a CDS encoding GNAT family N-acetyltransferase, giving the protein MTYPIRTERLAMRPVRRVDVDTVFAVNSHPPTVADVSWGHSSREDSERWVERRIEDEPHLGFSMWAVELVATTPIIGFCGFFAGDRAGRLELGYVVYSDHWNHGYATEAASAALATAWRAGYAVYATIRSTNDRSIAASVCSTQATSRTTGEP; this is encoded by the coding sequence ATGACGTACCCGATCAGAACAGAACGACTGGCGATGCGACCGGTCCGCCGAGTCGATGTCGACACCGTCTTCGCCGTGAACAGCCATCCGCCGACCGTGGCTGACGTGTCGTGGGGCCACTCGAGCCGTGAAGACAGTGAGCGCTGGGTGGAACGGCGAATCGAGGACGAGCCGCATCTCGGCTTCAGCATGTGGGCAGTGGAACTCGTAGCGACGACGCCCATCATCGGATTCTGCGGCTTCTTCGCCGGCGATCGAGCGGGGCGTCTGGAGCTCGGCTACGTGGTGTATTCCGACCACTGGAACCACGGCTATGCCACCGAGGCCGCTTCCGCTGCGCTCGCCACTGCATGGCGGGCTGGCTACGCCGTCTATGCAACGATCCGGTCGACGAACGACCGGTCGATCGCCGCATCGGTCTGCTCCACTCAGGCAACATCGAGGACGACCGGGGAACCCTGA
- a CDS encoding methyltransferase domain-containing protein, producing MWNAGRRGRTRSCRDPRRRLGVDDTVLHRVAGRRHDAEPGGVYRREDLDLLELEANSADHVFSSLAPHYVRDLDRLIAQIAGAMRPGGSLVFSVEHPIYSAPTNQSFVTTDGGDRVWPLDNYLVEGERTRTWFVDGVIKQHRTIATYVNTLVAVGLTVEQLVEWGPTAAAIEARPELAEDLDRPWFLLLRADKPGEG from the coding sequence GTGTGGAACGCTGGTCGTCGTGGCCGCACTCGATCATGTCGTGATCCACGTCGACGATTGGGAGTCGACGATACGGTTCTACACCGGGTTGCTGGGCGTCGACACGATGCCGAGCCCGGAGGCGTGTACCGGCGGGAGGATCTCGATCTGCTCGAACTCGAGGCGAACTCGGCCGACCACGTCTTCAGCTCGCTCGCTCCGCACTACGTTCGCGACCTCGACCGGCTGATCGCACAGATAGCCGGGGCAATGCGGCCTGGAGGATCGCTGGTGTTCTCCGTCGAACACCCGATCTACAGCGCCCCGACCAACCAGTCGTTCGTGACGACTGACGGCGGCGATCGCGTCTGGCCGCTCGACAACTATCTCGTCGAGGGGGAGCGGACACGAACATGGTTCGTCGACGGCGTCATCAAACAGCACCGGACGATCGCCACGTATGTGAACACCCTTGTTGCCGTCGGGCTCACCGTCGAGCAGCTCGTCGAATGGGGACCAACTGCTGCGGCGATCGAAGCTCGTCCCGAGCTCGCCGAGGACCTGGATCGACCATGGTTCTTGCTGCTGCGGGCCGACAAACCGGGCGAAGGGTGA
- a CDS encoding VOC family protein: MRKIGWFDIYVDDMERAQKFYETVLDTTLTTMNDPNDSTARMRAFGDDFISHGAGGALVKLAYAQPGPGGSMVYFACDDCAVEEARVAAAGGSVVRPKFAIGDHGFVSIVADTEGNLVGLHSVAA; the protein is encoded by the coding sequence ATGCGAAAGATCGGCTGGTTCGACATCTACGTCGACGACATGGAACGGGCTCAGAAGTTCTACGAGACCGTGCTCGACACGACCCTGACGACCATGAACGACCCGAACGACTCCACCGCCCGGATGCGGGCGTTCGGCGACGACTTCATCTCCCACGGCGCAGGCGGCGCGCTGGTCAAGCTGGCGTACGCACAACCTGGCCCCGGAGGCTCGATGGTCTACTTTGCGTGCGACGACTGTGCAGTCGAAGAAGCCCGAGTCGCTGCGGCCGGCGGTTCGGTCGTGCGCCCGAAGTTCGCGATCGGGGATCACGGATTCGTGTCGATCGTCGCCGACACCGAGGGCAACCTGGTCGGGCTCCATTCCGTGGCGGCGTGA
- a CDS encoding AraC family transcriptional regulator, whose translation MYDPVKDGVAKSVDSVVYREAAPPAALADLVHCFWELRTERELAEDFTLHAMPDACVNLLFDQVDPRIAGVTQLYTTPTTLPLGRSFHYAGIQFFPGVWRGDPEATVDHYVGEPYGGDLALVSVGTAAAELEFDSKTTLFADFVGSLVADGLVASNPVTAAILTRLDEITSVADMAAVAALSPRQLQRTLKATTGFAPHDLLKVLRIQQSFRRDYLLLFTDQSHFTHSFRHVTGYTPGRFSKTFDV comes from the coding sequence ATGTACGACCCGGTGAAAGACGGTGTGGCCAAGTCTGTCGACTCGGTTGTCTACCGCGAGGCGGCGCCGCCGGCGGCGCTTGCCGACCTCGTGCACTGCTTCTGGGAGTTGCGCACCGAGCGAGAGCTGGCGGAGGACTTCACGCTCCACGCCATGCCCGACGCCTGCGTCAACCTGTTGTTCGACCAGGTCGACCCCCGGATCGCCGGGGTGACCCAGCTCTACACCACCCCCACCACCCTCCCGCTGGGCCGGTCGTTCCACTACGCCGGCATCCAGTTCTTCCCCGGCGTCTGGCGCGGCGACCCTGAAGCGACCGTCGACCACTACGTCGGTGAACCGTATGGCGGCGACCTGGCGTTGGTCTCGGTGGGGACAGCGGCTGCCGAGCTCGAGTTCGACTCGAAGACGACGCTGTTCGCCGACTTCGTCGGGTCGCTCGTCGCCGACGGCTTGGTTGCCTCGAACCCGGTGACCGCGGCCATCCTCACTCGGCTGGACGAGATCACGAGCGTGGCGGACATGGCGGCGGTTGCCGCCCTCTCGCCCCGCCAGCTCCAACGGACACTGAAGGCAACCACCGGCTTTGCGCCGCACGACCTGCTGAAGGTGTTGCGGATCCAACAGTCGTTCCGTCGCGACTACCTCCTGCTCTTCACCGACCAGTCGCACTTCACCCACTCGTTCCGACATGTCACCGGGTACACGCCGGGCCGGTTCTCGAAGACCTTCGATGTCTGA
- a CDS encoding amidase, whose product MTWASAVSQLAAIEAGDVSPSELRDQGIERCERLDPQLGFLATDLFDRAPSGIPMLLKDAGQEIAGTPHWVGVAALRDAGCRSMSTTPLPERFEHAGFSIIGKSACPPLSNGVTTEPPGFAPTRNPWDVGMSVGGSSGGAAAAVACGAVPIAHGSDATGSLRFPAALCGVATLVPTAGTIESVAPAGQPPSPWWRDFVLARDARDLELMLGLLAPESSPAPVVARQRRASVLDHDPELGMVVEPECRQAVRTVAALLEDLGWVVDERWPPALDSLWQRVGAALGVVSDATRPPVFEWVAGRLGRRLTEDELPAEVFAAAARDAGRSTEDRSKAGATIEAVVAPIADWFREVDVLITPATFQAGWPLGIEPGVTQCGTLAAPFSLSGHPSVVVPVPLTPGRAPVGVQIVGRHGSDGALLRLLIELQDCFDWLAHRPDIFA is encoded by the coding sequence GTGACGTGGGCGAGTGCGGTATCCCAGCTTGCAGCGATCGAGGCAGGTGACGTCTCACCGTCCGAGCTTCGCGACCAGGGCATCGAGCGATGCGAGCGACTGGACCCGCAGCTCGGGTTCCTGGCCACCGACCTCTTCGACCGAGCGCCATCCGGTATACCGATGTTGTTGAAAGACGCCGGGCAGGAGATCGCCGGCACGCCTCATTGGGTGGGGGTGGCGGCACTTCGGGATGCCGGGTGCCGATCGATGTCCACGACGCCGTTGCCCGAACGCTTCGAGCACGCCGGGTTCTCGATCATCGGCAAGTCGGCGTGTCCGCCGCTGTCGAACGGTGTCACCACCGAACCGCCCGGATTCGCACCGACTCGGAACCCGTGGGACGTCGGAATGTCGGTCGGAGGATCGAGCGGGGGAGCGGCGGCCGCCGTCGCCTGCGGTGCGGTCCCCATCGCACACGGCTCGGATGCCACGGGATCGCTTCGGTTCCCGGCTGCGCTGTGTGGCGTTGCCACCCTCGTGCCGACGGCGGGAACGATCGAGTCGGTCGCTCCCGCCGGGCAGCCCCCGAGTCCGTGGTGGCGAGACTTCGTGCTCGCTCGGGACGCTCGAGACCTGGAACTGATGCTGGGACTCCTCGCTCCGGAATCGTCGCCCGCCCCGGTCGTTGCCCGCCAGCGTCGCGCTAGCGTGCTCGATCACGATCCTGAGCTCGGCATGGTCGTAGAGCCCGAGTGTCGGCAGGCGGTCCGAACGGTGGCCGCACTGCTCGAGGATCTGGGCTGGGTGGTCGATGAGCGCTGGCCACCAGCACTCGATTCGTTGTGGCAACGAGTGGGCGCGGCACTGGGAGTGGTGAGCGACGCGACTCGGCCGCCGGTCTTCGAATGGGTTGCGGGTCGCCTCGGTCGTCGCCTGACCGAGGATGAACTTCCCGCCGAGGTCTTCGCTGCTGCGGCACGAGACGCAGGTCGGTCAACAGAGGATCGGTCGAAAGCCGGCGCAACGATCGAGGCGGTTGTCGCCCCGATCGCCGATTGGTTTCGCGAGGTCGATGTCCTGATCACGCCGGCCACGTTTCAGGCCGGCTGGCCGCTGGGAATCGAGCCCGGTGTCACGCAATGCGGCACGCTCGCGGCACCGTTCAGCCTGAGCGGGCATCCGAGCGTGGTGGTTCCCGTGCCATTGACACCTGGACGTGCGCCGGTCGGCGTGCAGATCGTCGGACGCCATGGTTCCGACGGCGCACTCCTCCGCCTGCTGATCGAGCTCCAAGACTGTTTCGACTGGTTGGCCCATCGGCCCGACATTTTCGCCTGA
- a CDS encoding TetR family transcriptional regulator C-terminal domain-containing protein, with translation MPRWVACRDGTSLSQISEASHATIGSIYHFFPGGKEALAVAVVESTGAAYRELFEAIAGAASNPAQAYADFFAGAAAVLEETDFIDPCPIGGVAREVANTNEPMRLATAGVFDSWIDASARHLGEAGLPEARAAQLAQVFVATVEGAFVLSRAQRSTTALEAAGRTFSELVTRELAEARIRGTELPTPDRPAQATRRKR, from the coding sequence ATGCCTCGGTGGGTCGCGTGTCGAGACGGCACGTCGCTGAGCCAGATCTCCGAGGCTTCGCACGCCACGATCGGATCGATCTATCACTTCTTTCCTGGCGGCAAGGAAGCGCTGGCCGTCGCCGTCGTCGAGAGCACGGGGGCGGCCTATCGGGAGCTGTTCGAGGCGATCGCCGGTGCAGCATCCAACCCAGCGCAGGCCTACGCCGACTTCTTCGCGGGAGCGGCCGCCGTACTCGAGGAAACCGACTTCATCGACCCTTGCCCGATCGGCGGCGTCGCACGCGAGGTGGCGAACACCAACGAGCCGATGCGGCTCGCGACAGCGGGAGTCTTCGATTCCTGGATCGACGCCTCGGCTCGACACCTCGGCGAGGCGGGCCTTCCCGAGGCACGGGCTGCGCAGCTCGCTCAAGTCTTCGTGGCCACGGTGGAAGGCGCGTTCGTTCTCAGCCGAGCTCAGCGTTCGACCACCGCTCTCGAAGCCGCAGGACGGACCTTCAGCGAACTGGTGACAAGAGAGCTCGCCGAAGCTCGTATCCGCGGGACCGAACTGCCGACGCCCGACCGGCCCGCTCAGGCAACGCGCCGGAAGAGGTAG
- a CDS encoding GNAT family N-acetyltransferase, whose product MISFRRLTECDFDMLTTWLGSPPVQTWWRSPHARSDVEEKYDPRVRGEAPTEVFVVGHRHTDVGIIQRYRIADHPPWLEILADAGFDASRSPGIDYLLGDPTIVGRGIGTAMVRDSDDPSDNGETALYLRPRPTQ is encoded by the coding sequence GTGATCTCGTTTCGACGGCTGACCGAGTGTGACTTCGACATGCTCACCACTTGGCTCGGGAGCCCGCCTGTCCAGACCTGGTGGAGAAGCCCTCACGCTCGCTCGGACGTCGAGGAGAAGTACGACCCCCGAGTCCGTGGCGAGGCACCGACTGAGGTCTTCGTCGTAGGTCACCGTCACACGGACGTCGGCATCATCCAGCGATACCGGATCGCCGACCATCCCCCATGGCTCGAGATCCTTGCCGACGCGGGGTTCGATGCGTCCAGGTCGCCAGGTATCGACTACCTGCTCGGCGATCCAACGATCGTCGGCCGGGGCATCGGCACGGCGATGGTGCGTGACTCGGACGACCCTTCCGACAACGGCGAGACGGCCCTCTACCTCCGGCCTCGGCCGACACAATGA
- a CDS encoding ferritin-like domain-containing protein, giving the protein MNSLFDPDRFVPVLNEIMKAELSGVVRYTHYSLVITGPNRIPLVDFMRAQATESLLHAQQAGEILTGLGGHPEQGIAPIEESHDHSIEVILHESVAHERRALELYRKLLERAEGQSIYLEEYARSQIGAEELHVIEMTKLLRDHTIG; this is encoded by the coding sequence GTGAACTCGCTGTTCGATCCCGACCGGTTCGTCCCGGTCCTCAACGAGATCATGAAGGCCGAACTGTCAGGGGTCGTGCGCTACACGCACTACTCACTGGTCATCACCGGGCCGAATCGCATTCCGCTCGTCGACTTCATGCGAGCGCAGGCAACCGAGTCGCTCCTCCACGCACAACAAGCAGGTGAGATCCTGACCGGACTCGGCGGCCACCCGGAACAGGGGATCGCTCCGATCGAGGAGTCGCACGACCATTCGATCGAGGTCATCCTTCACGAATCGGTGGCTCATGAGCGCCGAGCACTCGAGCTGTACCGAAAGCTGCTCGAACGAGCCGAAGGCCAATCGATCTACCTCGAGGAATACGCCCGCAGCCAGATCGGCGCCGAGGAACTCCACGTGATCGAGATGACCAAGCTCCTTCGCGACCACACGATCGGATAG
- a CDS encoding SIP domain-containing protein translates to MTESVVGAAAVFEHLNGNHADTVLFLARYLAGDDALTDAELVTARVGGVEIDVCGTAGTRRVRVPAPAPIATTSDLHGLLMGCVGDARAADPDGELTSIERELAVRDAIPTRVVEVVAVSDRADGLRQITFGGLRGHVALGPDDFFLVIRPRDEAELDAPVSFADYRNRAPEDQPGWAYYTCREFRPETGELDVWVVLHHHDGPISGWARRATVGDKVALWGPRRSFEPPVDTSSVLLVGDETGLGAFASILDAYALRVPVTVVVESDDGHPVIDLPARPKDTVIWVARRGERGAGGALVDAVRKLDIEASGVYAYGAAESREITAVRKLLRSEREIPGVRVQMVGYWRRAVAGD, encoded by the coding sequence ATGACCGAATCCGTCGTCGGTGCGGCCGCCGTCTTCGAGCATCTCAACGGCAACCACGCCGACACGGTGCTCTTTCTCGCCCGATACCTCGCCGGCGACGATGCGTTGACGGATGCCGAACTCGTCACTGCCAGGGTCGGCGGTGTCGAAATTGATGTCTGCGGCACGGCCGGAACGAGGCGAGTTCGTGTTCCGGCACCTGCGCCGATCGCCACCACATCGGATCTCCACGGCCTGCTCATGGGCTGTGTTGGTGACGCCCGCGCTGCTGATCCCGACGGCGAGCTGACCTCGATCGAACGCGAGCTCGCAGTCCGGGACGCCATCCCGACACGCGTGGTCGAGGTGGTGGCGGTGAGTGATCGTGCGGACGGCCTCCGTCAGATCACGTTCGGAGGGCTCCGGGGGCACGTTGCATTGGGGCCCGACGACTTCTTCCTCGTGATCCGTCCCCGGGACGAAGCGGAACTGGACGCGCCGGTGTCGTTTGCCGACTACCGCAACCGCGCACCCGAGGATCAGCCCGGGTGGGCGTACTACACGTGCCGGGAGTTCCGTCCGGAGACCGGCGAACTCGACGTATGGGTCGTGCTCCATCATCACGATGGTCCGATTTCCGGTTGGGCTCGGCGAGCGACGGTCGGCGACAAAGTCGCGCTGTGGGGTCCTCGGCGATCCTTCGAGCCGCCGGTGGATACCTCGTCAGTCCTACTGGTTGGCGACGAGACCGGTCTCGGGGCCTTTGCTTCGATCCTCGACGCATACGCGCTGCGAGTTCCTGTCACGGTGGTGGTCGAATCCGACGACGGTCATCCCGTCATCGATCTGCCTGCCCGTCCGAAGGACACGGTCATCTGGGTCGCTCGTCGCGGCGAGCGAGGCGCGGGTGGGGCGCTCGTCGATGCGGTGCGCAAGCTCGACATCGAGGCCAGTGGGGTCTACGCATACGGCGCTGCGGAATCGCGTGAAATCACCGCGGTCCGCAAGCTTCTCCGCTCAGAACGAGAGATCCCTGGCGTGCGGGTCCAGATGGTCGGCTACTGGCGGCGCGCAGTGGCCGGGGATTGA
- a CDS encoding ArsI/CadI family heavy metal resistance metalloenzyme, with translation MRLQLALNVDNLDDAIDFYSKMFAAEPAKIRPGYANFAIENPPLKLVLFEGAGDNGSINHLGVETETSDEVLAAEARLSDSGLETTGVDETVCCYAEKTETWVYAPDGNKWEWYVKRADAEQLQNVVAGANAGVQCCAPAPAVDQDAEAGAGASCC, from the coding sequence ATGCGTCTCCAGCTCGCCCTCAACGTCGACAACCTCGACGACGCCATCGACTTCTACTCGAAGATGTTTGCCGCCGAGCCCGCCAAGATTCGACCCGGCTACGCCAACTTCGCCATCGAGAACCCGCCACTCAAGCTGGTGCTCTTCGAGGGGGCGGGCGACAACGGCAGTATCAACCACCTGGGCGTCGAGACCGAAACGTCGGACGAGGTCTTGGCGGCCGAAGCCCGACTCTCGGATTCCGGCCTCGAGACCACTGGCGTCGACGAGACGGTCTGCTGCTATGCCGAGAAGACCGAGACCTGGGTGTACGCCCCCGACGGCAACAAGTGGGAGTGGTACGTCAAGCGGGCCGACGCCGAACAACTCCAGAACGTCGTCGCCGGCGCCAACGCCGGCGTTCAATGCTGTGCTCCGGCGCCCGCCGTCGACCAGGATGCCGAAGCTGGCGCAGGGGCGTCGTGTTGCTGA